In a single window of the Nicotiana tomentosiformis chromosome 8, ASM39032v3, whole genome shotgun sequence genome:
- the LOC138897331 gene encoding uncharacterized protein — protein sequence MAGVVSRKSMGSLAHLEAYQRLLAKEVHLVASLGVHLANSSEEGMIEEIHKHKTVAFSLGMDDGTRRYQGRLCVPNVDGFWERIMTEAHTSRYFVHAGSTKSAHFLPVKATDIEEHPAKLYIKEIVRLHGTPISIISD from the exons atgGCGGGTGTtgttagccgaaaatctatgggtagtttggctcacttggaagcATATCAAAGGCttttggccaaggaggttcatctggtggctagtttgggagttcatcttgcgaACTCTAGTGAAGAAGGGATGATT gaggagattcataaacataagaccgtGGCCTTTTCTCtgggcatggatgatggtacccgaaggtaccaagggcgtctatgtgttccaaatgtggatggtttttgggaaagaatcatgaccgaggctcacacttctaggtattttgtGCACGCGGGCTCTACAAAATCAgctcacttcttacctgttaaggctaccgacatagAGGAACATCCTGctaagttgtatatcaaggaaatcgtcaggttgcatggcactccaatttctattatctcagattga